The DNA window GTGCGCAGTGCTTCCCAGTCGTAATGCAACGGTTCGTTACAGACCTCGTCCAGATCTTTTTTGTAAGTGTCAATCGGTAAGATACCTTGAGCATAGACGGTGTCGTTAAACATTTCACATGCGCCCAATTCTTTGGCCAATTTGTTTGATGCATTGAGTAGATAGTATTGAATCGCTTCAAACGTTTTATGCACTAAACCATTCGCTGAACCATCTGAATAGCGGACATGATGTTTGGCTAGGTAGTAAGCAAGGTTGGTAACACCGACACCCAAAGTACGTCGTCCGTGGCTGGAAATTTGTGCCGCTTTGATGGGGTAGTCTTGGTAGTCAAGCAGGCTGTCGAGCGCTCTAACAATAAGATCTGATAAGTCTTCCAGCTCATCAAGCTGTTCAATTGCACCCAAGTTAAACGCCGATAGGGTACAAAGTGCAATTTCACCATTAGGGTCATCAACCGAGTTCAAGGGTTTGGTTGGAAGTGCAATTTCTAAACATAGGTTTGACTGATGAATGGGTGCTTTTTTTGGGTCAAATGGGCTATGTGTGTTGCAATGATCGACATTCTGAACATAGATTCGACCGGTCTGAGCCCGCTCTTGAGCCAGTTGAGTAAATAAGTCCAAAGCTTTGATTTGCTTTTTTCTAATATTGGTATCGGCTTCATAAATTTTATAAAGGCGTTCAAACTCAGCTTGGTCATCAAAAAAGGCGTCATACAGGCCAGGTACATCGGACGGGCTAAACAGGGTAATGACACCGCCTTCAATCATACGTTGGTACATAAGTTTATTAATTTGAACGCCATAGTCTAAGTGGCGAGCACGGTTTTCTTCGACACCACGATTGTTTTTTAGTACCAGTAGCGACTCTACTTCTAGGTGCCAAATAGGGTAAAACAGGGTGGCGGCTCCACCACGTACACCGCCTTGCGAGCAGGATTTAACCGCTGTTTGAAAGTGTTTGATAAAAGGAATCATACCTGTGTGGTAGGCCTCACCACCACGAATAGTGCTGCCAATCGCTCGGATGCGCCCAATATTGACCCCAATTCCTGCACGCTGAGACACATACTTAACAATAGATGAGGATGTGGCATTAATCGAGTCTAATGAGTCTCCGCATTCAATCAATACGCATGAACTGAACTGGCGTGTCGGCGTGCGTACTCCTGACATAATGGGGGTGGGCAGCGAAAGTTTAAACAATGATGCCGCATCATAAAAACGTTTGATCACGCTCATACGCTGTTTGGCTGGATAGTGACCAAATAGGCACATAGGTATCAGCATATAGATAAACTGCGGGCTCTCATAAATTTCGCGGGTTACACGATTTTGTACCAGGTATTTGCCTTCCAGTTGTTTAACGGCTGCATAGCTAAATTCCATGTCCCGTTCATGGCAAATATAGCTATCTAGTTCATCTATTTCTGTTTTTGTGTACTGCTCTAGCAATTGAGCATCGTAACGACCTGAGCGTACCATTTTATTTAGGTGTTCAAACAGTGCAGGCGGAGTAAATCGACCAAAGGCTTTTTTGCGTAAATGAAAAATGGCCAGTCTTGCTGCAAGGTGTTGGTAGTCTGGTGCGTATTCTGAAATTAGATCAGCAGCGGATTTGATGATGGTTTCATGGATATCAGAGGTTTTCATACCATCATAAAATTGTATATGAGAGCGTAACTCAACTTCAGAGACAGATACGTTTTCAAGACCTTCTGCAGCCCAAGTAATAACACGATGGATTTTTTCGAGGTCAATCGGTTCTTGACGACCATCACGTTTGGTGACGTTTAGGCTGGATTTGGGGGCTGAATTTTGGTTACTCATGGCCAATGCGCTCTCTGTTCAATTTTGTTGTGGATGATGCTGTGAATAAAAACTAAATATCTATTAGCTCGAAACCTATTTTTTACCAGTTTTTCATGTGTTTAGTGGCGTTAGGTAATACGGACTTTAGATTTAATGCCTAACTCTGTCGTTGTGGGTAATTTTAAAAACACAATATATAGTGGTTATGTTTTAATTGGTTAACAAAATATAGTAAATTTTAGCTGAAAGTGCAACAACAAATTTTAATGGGTTATGCACAAATAAAAACTTCTGCAGAAGCAAAAAATAACCTAAGGCCTTGTGTTATGCTTGTTTGGTTGTGGATAACTTTGTGGGAAGTTCTGATTTAACGCAAAATTTATTTTAACTAAAGTTGATGTTCACCACGAACACAGTTGCGTTTAGTTTTGGCTAGATAAAGAGCTTGGTCAGCGCGTTTGAATAAATCATCTGCAGACTCTCCCATTTGGTACATGGCAATCCCCATGGAAACGGTCATTTTTAGAGGTTTGTCGTGATCTCTGATTTTCAAAGATTTTTTTTCAATTGTAGATCGAAGTTTTTCAGCATAACGCATTGCGTTATCATAGTTGATATCGGTTAATAGAATCACAAACTCCTCGCCTCCAAAACGCGAAATCTGATCGTGCCCCTTGGTTTCTGAGCGCAGAAGCTTGGCAATATAACGTAGCGCGCTGTCGCCAACAAGATGACCATAATCATCATTTACCTGTTTGAAATGGTCTAAGTCAATTAATAGCATGCTAAAGGTTTGCCCTTTGTCTTTAGCGGAAGCAATTTGTTTTTGCATGAGCTCATTAAAACCACGCCGGTTGGCAATGCCGGTCAGTGAATCGGTTTTGGCCAGTTGTGTCGCATCATCAAGTTCTTGTTTTAGTTTTCTGATGACCGCTGCAGAGTTATTTAATTTGTTCTGTAGTTGTGCTGTTGATTCATTTAGCGATTGAATGCAGGGTATGATTTCTTGTTCTACACATTGCGTTATTTCTTGTTGGTCTTTTGCGCTTTTAAGTGCCGTGAGATTGTGTTCAAGTTTTTTTTGTTGGTTGGAGGTGGTTTGTGCCCAAACGTTGATGTTTGTTAGTGCATCGGATAGGAGCGATGCGACTTCGGAGGTAGGCAGGTGTTGGTTGAGGATACGTTTAATCAGTTCACGGTAAACCGGGCGAACAGTCTGATCATTATATTGCTTGGATTCAATCAGTAAGCTTAGGTTTTCCGCCAATTCATGGTCAAGTTGGCTGGCCTTTTCATAAAGTAACGTAAAATGAACTGGGGTAGCGGCTACCT is part of the Thiomicrospira microaerophila genome and encodes:
- the nrdA gene encoding class 1a ribonucleoside-diphosphate reductase subunit alpha, coding for MSNQNSAPKSSLNVTKRDGRQEPIDLEKIHRVITWAAEGLENVSVSEVELRSHIQFYDGMKTSDIHETIIKSAADLISEYAPDYQHLAARLAIFHLRKKAFGRFTPPALFEHLNKMVRSGRYDAQLLEQYTKTEIDELDSYICHERDMEFSYAAVKQLEGKYLVQNRVTREIYESPQFIYMLIPMCLFGHYPAKQRMSVIKRFYDAASLFKLSLPTPIMSGVRTPTRQFSSCVLIECGDSLDSINATSSSIVKYVSQRAGIGVNIGRIRAIGSTIRGGEAYHTGMIPFIKHFQTAVKSCSQGGVRGGAATLFYPIWHLEVESLLVLKNNRGVEENRARHLDYGVQINKLMYQRMIEGGVITLFSPSDVPGLYDAFFDDQAEFERLYKIYEADTNIRKKQIKALDLFTQLAQERAQTGRIYVQNVDHCNTHSPFDPKKAPIHQSNLCLEIALPTKPLNSVDDPNGEIALCTLSAFNLGAIEQLDELEDLSDLIVRALDSLLDYQDYPIKAAQISSHGRRTLGVGVTNLAYYLAKHHVRYSDGSANGLVHKTFEAIQYYLLNASNKLAKELGACEMFNDTVYAQGILPIDTYKKDLDEVCNEPLHYDWEALRTRIKQDGLRNSTLTALMPCETSSQITNSTNGIEPPRGFISVKASKDGILKQVVPGFKDIKDQYELLWRIPDNKGYLQLVGIMQKFVDQAISANTNYDPAKFEADRVPIKQVLQDILYAYKLGVKTLYYHNTRDGADDAHDDDGCAGGACKL
- a CDS encoding GGDEF domain-containing protein, whose protein sequence is MMSNSSCRYNDSVPQAAIIAEQVFKEIRELKVAATPVHFTLLYEKASQLDHELAENLSLLIESKQYNDQTVRPVYRELIKRILNQHLPTSEVASLLSDALTNINVWAQTTSNQQKKLEHNLTALKSAKDQQEITQCVEQEIIPCIQSLNESTAQLQNKLNNSAAVIRKLKQELDDATQLAKTDSLTGIANRRGFNELMQKQIASAKDKGQTFSMLLIDLDHFKQVNDDYGHLVGDSALRYIAKLLRSETKGHDQISRFGGEEFVILLTDINYDNAMRYAEKLRSTIEKKSLKIRDHDKPLKMTVSMGIAMYQMGESADDLFKRADQALYLAKTKRNCVRGEHQL